The sequence TTCCGTGGCGGCAAGGCGTCTATCAAGATGAATTGTGGCAGAGTCGGCAACAGCGCAAAGCGAGGGGGTTGTCGAACGAATTTCTGAAATCGTTACTGTTCCTTTTCCAAGGAACGGTTCACCGGTAAGCCGTTCATTTAACTTTTCAATGTCTAATACGATGGGCGCAATTTTGTAAACCGCATTATCGCCACGCTCGGGTGCAGAGCCATGACAAGAAATTCCTTTAACGCGAACTTCTATTTCCATCCTTCCTCGCTGACCACGAAAAACACCAAGATTTGTCGGCTCTGCAATAACAACAACTTCTGGTTTTAATTTTAATTCGTTGATAATATATTGCCAGCACAAACCGTCGCAGTCTTCTTCCTGAACACTGCCTACAATATAAAGTGTAAAGTCATCTTGCAATTGTAAATCTTTAATAATTTTTCCCCCGTAAACGAGGGATGCCATAGCACCTTTCATGTCGCAAGCGCCTCGGCCATAAATAATACCGTCTTTCATCGCGCCAACGAACGGATCGACAGTCCAATTTTCAGGGTTGCCAACATCTACGGTATCGATGTGTGCATCCATTGCGATGATATGTTTACCGTTTCCGATTCGTCCGAGAATATTGCCCATCCCATCGATTACAATTTCGTCGTAACCGATTTTTTCCATTTCTTGCTTAATGCGTTCAACAACTTTTCCTTCCTGACTGCTTACAGATTTGATTGCGATAATGTCGCGAAGGAATTGTGCAACTTCTTTTTCATTTTTCTTTGCTGTTTCAAGAATTTTTTCATATGGAATATTCATAATGTGTTTTTGCCTGTTATTTATTTAACGAATTTTAACTTCTTTTTGGGATAGTGTTACTAATTTACCTGTGTAATTTTCGAATGGATAATTTGAGATAAATTTTTCAATTAGTAAACTGGACTCTTCTTTTACAAGAGACCACACTTCTTCATCGCTCATCCCCCGATCTGCGATTTCTGCAATAGCTGTAACTGTAAACCCTCTTCCTCTTAATAAAGATGCTAATCCTAAACTTACATTTTCATCGATAACAATTTTCATTCAGCGGGAACTGTCTTTTCCGTTGCTAGAAACGCAGCGAATTCCAATACCGCTAATATATCTTCTTTATTCAATCGTGGGAAATTTTTTAAGATATTTTCATAAGTTTCACCAGCAGCCAAATGCGAAAGAATTACCGACACAGGGATCCTTGTATCAGAAATACACGGCTCACCACTACAAATATCCGGGTTTGATGTGATTCTATTATTCATTGCTTTATCTCATCTTATTACAATTTGATATAATATAAAAAAGATTTAATAATCTCACAAAAAAAAAGTTAAACAGCTTCAACCATACGGTTAAACTCATTTATCAATTGATCAAAATACTCAACTTCATCCTCGAACAAACTACGCCAGTATTCAGGATTCCATTGTTCATTAATCTCTTCATAAGTTTTGCCCTGTTGTTCAACCCAAGTGTAATACTTGAGATTATGGATAGATTTTCGGTCATAGTATGTAAGCTCTTTGAAAAAGTCTGTGGATTGATGGAGTATTGGAGCATTGTGTCCTTTTGCGGCTTCAATGAAAGAATATTTTCCGTGTTCTTTTTCCAATTCAATCACGCGAGATGCATACATATCCGCCGAGTCTGTGAACATTGTGAAGATAACATCATCCTCAGTCATCTCGAAATATTTTGCAGTCTTTATCGCTGCAAGCATATTGGCGATACCTGAAATACCGAGCAATGAGAGTTCTTTGTACTTTGTACTTTGTACTCCAATACTTTCCAAATATTTCTTTCCTTCATCTTCATTGAATAATCTAAGAACTCGCATGCAATCCTCATCATCGATTGCCGCAACCGCATCGGTATTTCGGACGTTGTGAACCCACGGAACATGCTTATCTCCAATACCTTCTATGCGATGACCGCCGAAGCCGTTCATAAAAAGTGTCGGACACTGGAGCGCCTCTGTGGCAACAATTTTTAAGTGAGGGTATTTTGATTTGAGATAATCTCCGGCGGCAATTGTACCGGCAGAACCTGTGGCAGAGATGAATGCAGCCGCCCGACCATTTTTCATCTTGAGTGATTGAAATACTTCTTCAACAGCAGGACCTGTTACGTTATAATGCCAGATTGGATTTCCGAATTCTTCAAATTGATTGAAAATAATATTAAGAGGATCCTTTTTGAGTTCCCAGCATTTATCATAAATTTCTTTCACGTTTGACTCGCAGCCGTGTGTTGCAATTACTTCTGCGCCGATTTCTTTCAGCCAATCAAAACGTTCTTTGGACATTTCTTCGGGAAGAATTGCAACAGCAGTACAGCCGAGTAAAGCAGAATTGAATGCACCACCACGACAGTAATTACCCGTGGAGGGCCAAACGGCTTTATGTTTTTCAGGGTTGAATTCTCCGCTTACGAGTCGTGGTACAAGGCAACCAAATGCCGCACCGACTTTATGCGCACCTGTTGGGAAATATTTGCCTACTAGTCCGATAATCCTTGCTTTGACTCCTGTGATTTCTTTCGGAATTTCAAGATAATTTACACCGCCAAACAATCCGGTTTTAACATCGTTCTTCCAAGTAATTCGGAAGAGATTGAGCGGATTAACATCCCACAAACCAACTTTCGGAAGTCTTGATTTTAATTTATCCGGAATCGTTTCAGGGTTTCTCATTTGTTTAAAAGTTGGGACAACAATTCCTTTTTCCCGGCAACGATTTGCAGTCTTTTTTACTACTTCAGAATTTATTTGTTTGATTATTTTTGACATTTATTTATCCTGTTTTCTTTTAGTGTCTTTCTTTTTCTCTGGAGATGTTTTAGTTAGTTCATTTTTAAGTGCTTCGATTGTTGGGAGACTTCCTTTTAGGTTTTTCGGCAATAACTTTGTCAATCGGTATGCCGCTACACCAATTGGCTTACTCGTATTTCGCAGTGCATATTCAACAATCATTTTGTTTTTCGATTTGCACAGAATTATCCCGATGCTTGGTTGATCATTCGATTGGTAAAGTATATCATCGACAGCCGAAAGATAGAAGTTCATCTTCCCGGCAAACTCCGGCTGGAACTCTGAAACCTTTAGATCGATAACAATATAACAATGTAGTCGAGTATGGTAGAAAAGCAAATCAAGATAGTAATCTTGTCCACCGACTTCCAAGTGGTACTGCTGACCGACATATGCAAATCCAACACCTAGTTCCAGTAAAAACTCTTTAAGATGCTCAACGAGAGATCTTTCAAGATCGCGCTCGTTCGCTTTCGTTCCGATATTGAGAAAATCAAACGAGTACGGATCCTTTAATAATTGCTGAGCAAGATCGGACTGTGGGGATGGCAATGACTTTGGGAAATTTGAAATTGCTTTTCCTTGTCGTTTGTAAAGACCACTTTCAATTTGGTGAAATAGAACATTACGACTCCAGCCATTTTGAATCGTTTGTTCAGCGTACCAGAGACGTTCATTTGTATTTTTCAATTTTTCAAGCAAAGTCACGTTGTGACCCCAGGGTATTTCTGCCACAGCTTGAGGCAGATTAGCGGTAGTCAATTCTCGCACAGGTTGTGCGAGAATTTGAGATTGCTCAGAATAGGATACATATAGTGCCCTCATTCGCCAAATATTGCCAGAGGAGAATCCATGCATATCCGGAAATTCGCGCTGAAGGTCAACCGCAAGTCGTTCAACTATAGACTTACCCCAACCTTCACGTTCCTGGCGTTCCACAATCATTTTACCGATGTACCAGTAAAGTTCAATAAGCTCTCGGTTGACCGAAAGTGAAGCACGTACTCTTGCTTGAGCAATGCACTCCTTGATATTTGATAAAAATCTGGGATAACCTGATGGAATATTCTTCAATTGTGCATGAGCTGCTTGCACAATTGGACTTTTCCTCAGTACGGATTTTTTCTTAGAAGCCATAATTTAATATTTTAGAATTTACTTTCCATTCTTATCTTCCTGTGTTATAAAGCCAATCGGTCTGCGTTTTGGCTCCGGCAAAGGTAACGGCATCAATTTTTTTATTTCTTTTAATATGTGGATAATCGCTTTTTCATGAACATCCAATCTGCTCGTAAGTTTCTTTTCTAATTCTGCTAACTTCTCTGTAATCGCCTTATTTGCGGTGAATACTTCCCTCATTTTTACGAAAGCACGAACTACGAACACACTCATTTGTACCGCTCTCGGACTGTTAAGAACATTTGCCGCCATTATAGCACCGTGTTCAGTAAAAGCAAATGGCAATACCCGGCGACCACCGCGACCTTTCTTTGACCTCGCAAATTGCGATGTCAAAGTTTTATATTCTTCATCAACAGGAATATTATTGCTTTTCTTAATCATAAATCTCTACATCTGATGCGGTCGCAATTTGCTGCCACATGGTCGATATTCACTATTGATCCTATCACAATTTGTGATCGCATGTTCATCTCGTGACTTTCATTTCAGCACATCGATCCGCCGTAACAACATCCTTTACCTACATTCTATCCCATAGTTTTTGAGCACATTCTCTGGATCGAGCATTTATTCTTTCTTCATCTATATCTATTTTTAATTGCCGGTTCTCCATAAGCACTTTTCCACCGGCTATGGTTGTGTCGACTGTAGATTGTGAAATGCCGAAAGCGAGATGACCCAGAAATGTCGTTTCGTCAAATATCGTTGGAGGATAGTAATCTATAAGAACGACATCAGCAGCATAGCCTTCCTTCAACTCACCAACAAAAGGTTTCCAGTAGCGGTTGGCTATGCGTGCATTGTTAACAAGAAGTGTAGATAAAGCTTCCGTAAATCCAACGCTTGGGTTCTTCTGCGCTAAATGTTGCACCCAAAGAGCTGAGCGAACTTCTTCAAGCATATTGACCGTCATGGCATCAGTTCCAAGTCCGACCATAATACCTTTTTCATTCATCTTAATAATATCAGCAACACCAACCGCATTGTTCATGTTTGATTGAGGATTATGAGCAACTGCGGTACCCGTTTCAGCTAATATCTCCATCTCTTTTTCGTTTACATGAACACAATGAGCAGCAATAGTCTTTGATCCCAGAATTCCGAACTTTTTAAACCTCTCAACAACACGCATCTTGTACTGAGATTCGGAGTGTATCTGGTCTGAGTTCGCTTCTGCTGTGTGGACATGAAAACCAACGCCCAAATCTTTTCCGAGAGATGCGGCTTTTTCAAGTGTCGCGTCTCCGACAGTAAATGATGCATGAAGTCCGAACAAAGCTTTAAACTGATTTTGTTTATCATTATTACAGCGAGATATGAAGTCAGTGTTTTCCTTAACTCCCTCATCGACAATTTTTTGTCCATCGCGATCCGACACTTCGTAACACAAAGATGCGCGGAGTCCGACTTCTTTTACTGCATCAGCAATTCTTCCTAATGATCCGAGTACCGCAAATGGACTTGCATGGTGATCGATTAATGTTGTAGTACCGTGCCTGACTGCATCGATCGCCGGTATCAATGTGCTGTAATAGCAATCATCTAAAATTAATTGCTTATCAAGACGCCACCAAAGATTGTGCAGAACTTCATTGAAGTCCTTCGATGGAGCTGCTTTACCGTAGCCACGTACCATAGTAGAGTAAAAGTGCATGTGGGAATTTATAAATCCCGGCATTACAACCTTACCAGCCGCATCGATGACTTTATCATAAGTACCGGTAAAAGATTTTACAGGAGCGATTGATTTAATTAATCCATCCTCACATAGTACGGCATGATCGTAAAGTACCCGGTTTTTTTCGCCGAGTGTAATTATTATTCCATTTTTAATTAGTAGTGTCATATTAAGCCTCGTTTAGTATTTGAAGTTCATGCTTCGTCCGTTTACGCATATACAACGCACCCGAGAAACACTTTTGAGCGCAGATCGAGCAGCCGATACAATGTTCAGGATCGGTTACAGGTATTTTCTTTGAATCGAGTTCGATTGCAAAGTAAGGACATCGCGTACAATTGCCGCAGTGTTGACATAACTCAGCATTGACTGCAGAGATTTTTTTCACCTGAGTTAATTCCATAAAACCGGTAATTGGATCCGGAAGTGCATATCCGATAAGTTCATTAACTGAACTGATACCTCTTTCCTGCATAAGATAACTTAAACCTGAATGAAGCTCATCAATTATACCGTATCCGTATTTCATTACGATAGTACAAAATTGTACAGTTCTTGCACCGAGCGCTAAAAAATTAGCAGCCGATTTGTAGTCCATCGGACCACCATTCCCGGAAACTGTTACACCCAATTTTGAAACGTTCGAGAGTGTCAGATTTGAGATTGGAATAACACCTTCCCCACTCATTCCTACAACAACTCCTTCTTCCCATGATTTTTTATCACCTTGTCTGAATGCAAGCGTCGGGAAAGTATTCGCAAGCGTAACACCGGCTTTTTTATTAGGATATTTAGAAAAAACTTCTTTGATGGCAGTAATTATTGGATAAATCGCCGTAACTGCTGCCGTTAATTTGAATAGCTTCGGAACACCGGCATCGCCGACTTCCATTATCCAATCTATTATCTTTGCAGTCAATTCAGCATCCTGAGAAACGATGTCGCCCTTTGTTCCATCTCCGCCTTGCGGACAAGAAAGACTATACTCGATTCCCATAGCGCCCGCTGCCTCTAACTTTTTAGTGTTAGATTGCCAGACTGCTTTATCAAGTTCATCATTCCCGGTTACCGGACCGCCCGTTGAAGCAATTGTTAATCTGTCAGGGAATTCCTTTACCAACTTCTTTACTTCGCGACAAACGCGTTCAAGTTGATGTCCCGAAACATTGTCGCAATTAGCATAAGTCGATTTCGAGAAAGCGAACATGTACTCCGAAGGGATGTGAATAGGAATGTTATCGAATGCGGTTTTCATCACGCCGCCAGCCCAACCCGCTTCGTAAGCTTTTTTCATTTGCTCGTAACCGTCGGATGGCGGAGCGGCAGAAAGTAAGAATGGCGATAATATCTTGCGCCCAAAGAACTCTGCATCGATCGGAACCGGCAGCATAACCCGCCCCGACATAATTACACGACTCTTTGTTTTTCCATCGAATTTAGTAATATCCGGTTTATAGCGCCTTCCGGAAATATACGCATCAATTTCCAGGGCGGAATTTTTTCCCGCTGCTACTGCTTCAACGACTGTAGTCGGACCGGTTACCATGTCGCCTGTGTAAAACACTCGAGCATCATTTGTTTTTATATCAGACGAACGAGCACCGGTTGCAATAATTACGTAATCTACGTTCGGAAGGACTTGTTCTGTTCCCTTCAAATCAATTATGTTTTTCGGATGGAACTTCTTGCCGCGCGGCAACACAACTTTAATAGTTTTTAATCCGACAATGAATTTACCTTTTTTCAGAATTTCTGAAACTCGTACTCTTCCTGATATGGCAATACCCAACTCCTGTGTTGCTTGTCTTTCTTTCGCAGTCAGCGGCATCTCCGACCAGGTTTCGAGAGCAAACATCTCGACGTTTGATGCGCCGTGTGCGAGAGCTTCCTCAGCACAATCAAGCGCAACCGCACCACCTCCAATAATTGCAACTCGCTTTCCCTTTACTGAATATCGTTTAGCGTTACTGAGATATTTCATCCAGTCGATCGCTGATTCGCTGCCAATCATGGGAGGAATGAATACTTCATCTAATCCCGTGGCATTGAGAACGGCATCATATCCTTTCATACCCGCGGGTAATTTTTTCATATCCTTGAAAGAAATTTTTCCTAAAGTTAAAAAGAAATCTAAGTCGGTCTTCAAAACATTTGGTGATAGTCGTGAGTCCGGAATCAAGTTACACATTCCCCCCAAAGTATTTGACTTATCAAAAATATCGATAGTATAACCCTTTTGAGCAACGACGGCTGCCGCTCCGATTCCTGCCGGACCCCCACCTATTATTGCAACTTTCTTACCAATAAGTTCTGCGTTAGCTGACGGAACAAACTTCGGCATTACATCCAGTTGTTTTGCTTTTTCAATAATAGTTGCCTGCACAGCCGGAATATTTACCGCAGAATCAAAAGTTCTGTGAACGCACGCCTTCATGCAATGTGTATCAGGACAAACTGCACCGCACACTCCGCCAAGAGGATTGCTTCCCATGATGAGTGCGGCAGATCGTCGGTAATCAGCACGACTGCCGACTTTCACAGCCATAATAAAATCAGCCGGGGAACAATCCACCGGGCATGCTTCCTTACAGGGTTTTTCTTCACAATATTCACATTTCTCAATCTCTGCACGAAGCTTTGCATCGGTAAGAAATTCTGTTACAAATTTAGATTTTTTATCTTTTCTCATGATTATTCCTTTTGATTGATTACTAATATTGAAACCTCCGTGTGAGAGAGGAATCACAACGTGTTTATCAGTTCTTCCTATTTTTTTTAAACTTCTTTAATCGCATCGACAATTTGAACATAACCTGTGCAGCGACATAGATTACCCGATATCGCCGTTCGTATTTCTTCTTCAGTCGGATTCGGATTTTCATCAACTAATTGTTTTGCACTCATTATCATCCCCGGGGTGCAGTATCCGCAATGAACGGCATCGTGCTTCATGAATGATTTTTGTAGTGGGTGAAGTTCGCCTTTCTCAGCTAATCCTTCGATCGTCAAGACTTCTTTTCCTTCGATTTGAGGAGCAAGCACAAGACAGGAATTCACTGCCTCACCGTTGATGAGAACGGTACAAGCGCCGCACTCGCCAACTTCACATCCACGTTTAGTGCCTGTTAAACCAAATTCATCTCGGAGCAAGTCAAGCAGAGTTTGATTAGGATTGATTTCGAGTTTGCGAGGTTTGTTATTTATAGTTGTGGTTATTTGAATTTTTTTCATTTATTAACGATTGTAATAATTTTTAATAATTGTAATTGCTTGCTTTTTCCAACGCCCTTCTCACTAAAGCCCCAATCACTGGTTCTTTATACTCGGTCGACCAACGACGTCCGGTAAAAGAGATCATTACCTCAGAAACTTTTTTTCCGGCAGCTTCAAACAATTTCGTGGAAGGTTTTTCACCTATTAGAATTTGTTCAGCTTCAGTAACTCGTTGCCAAACGGGTAAGGCCGCACCGGGAACAATCCTCGCTTCGATAATCTTACCAGCGTCATTATAGAGGAGAATTGTTGCAACACTTAATCTTGAAATCGAAAGCGCATTGCGCCTGCCAAGTTTGATGAATGAACTTTTTGCATATCTCGGAAGTTTTTGAAATTTAATCTCCGTTAAAATTTCGTCAGGATTTGCTTGTGTTTTGTATGGCTTGATAAAAAAATCAACAATCGGCATCGTTCGGGCTGCAGCAACTGATTGAAGTGTAACGTCAGCGCCGAGCGCAACTAAAGCCGGAACCGTATCGGCACAAGTAGCAGCATTCATTACATTTCCGCCAACAGTTCCGCGGTTTCGGATTTGGGGTGCCCCGATTACAGAAGCCGCCTCGCCTAATAGTCCAGCATACTTTTTAATTATATTGGATTTTTGAATTTCGGTGTGAGTTGCAAGTGGTTTCAAAATTATCGAACCGTTCGATTCGGAAATTCCTCTCAACTCATCGATAGATGTTATATCGATAATTGTTTGTGGAGTTTTTGCATTCGGA is a genomic window of Bacteroidota bacterium containing:
- the ssnA gene encoding putative aminohydrolase SsnA; translation: MTLLIKNGIIITLGEKNRVLYDHAVLCEDGLIKSIAPVKSFTGTYDKVIDAAGKVVMPGFINSHMHFYSTMVRGYGKAAPSKDFNEVLHNLWWRLDKQLILDDCYYSTLIPAIDAVRHGTTTLIDHHASPFAVLGSLGRIADAVKEVGLRASLCYEVSDRDGQKIVDEGVKENTDFISRCNNDKQNQFKALFGLHASFTVGDATLEKAASLGKDLGVGFHVHTAEANSDQIHSESQYKMRVVERFKKFGILGSKTIAAHCVHVNEKEMEILAETGTAVAHNPQSNMNNAVGVADIIKMNEKGIMVGLGTDAMTVNMLEEVRSALWVQHLAQKNPSVGFTEALSTLLVNNARIANRYWKPFVGELKEGYAADVVLIDYYPPTIFDETTFLGHLAFGISQSTVDTTIAGGKVLMENRQLKIDIDEERINARSRECAQKLWDRM
- a CDS encoding FAD binding domain-containing protein, translated to MKPFEYISAKTINEATEVLKVLQSEARIIAGGTDVLIELRRPNAKTPQTIIDITSIDELRGISESNGSIILKPLATHTEIQKSNIIKKYAGLLGEAASVIGAPQIRNRGTVGGNVMNAATCADTVPALVALGADVTLQSVAAARTMPIVDFFIKPYKTQANPDEILTEIKFQKLPRYAKSSFIKLGRRNALSISRLSVATILLYNDAGKIIEARIVPGAALPVWQRVTEAEQILIGEKPSTKLFEAAGKKVSEVMISFTGRRWSTEYKEPVIGALVRRALEKASNYNY
- a CDS encoding pyridoxal-phosphate dependent enzyme; translated protein: MSKIIKQINSEVVKKTANRCREKGIVVPTFKQMRNPETIPDKLKSRLPKVGLWDVNPLNLFRITWKNDVKTGLFGGVNYLEIPKEITGVKARIIGLVGKYFPTGAHKVGAAFGCLVPRLVSGEFNPEKHKAVWPSTGNYCRGGAFNSALLGCTAVAILPEEMSKERFDWLKEIGAEVIATHGCESNVKEIYDKCWELKKDPLNIIFNQFEEFGNPIWHYNVTGPAVEEVFQSLKMKNGRAAAFISATGSAGTIAAGDYLKSKYPHLKIVATEALQCPTLFMNGFGGHRIEGIGDKHVPWVHNVRNTDAVAAIDDEDCMRVLRLFNEDEGKKYLESIGVQSTKYKELSLLGISGIANMLAAIKTAKYFEMTEDDVIFTMFTDSADMYASRVIELEKEHGKYSFIEAAKGHNAPILHQSTDFFKELTYYDRKSIHNLKYYTWVEQQGKTYEEINEQWNPEYWRSLFEDEVEYFDQLINEFNRMVEAV
- a CDS encoding DUF5615 family PIN-like protein; translated protein: MKIVIDENVSLGLASLLRGRGFTVTAIAEIADRGMSDEEVWSLVKEESSLLIEKFISNYPFENYTGKLVTLSQKEVKIR
- a CDS encoding PDDEXK nuclease domain-containing protein, with translation MASKKKSVLRKSPIVQAAHAQLKNIPSGYPRFLSNIKECIAQARVRASLSVNRELIELYWYIGKMIVERQEREGWGKSIVERLAVDLQREFPDMHGFSSGNIWRMRALYVSYSEQSQILAQPVRELTTANLPQAVAEIPWGHNVTLLEKLKNTNERLWYAEQTIQNGWSRNVLFHQIESGLYKRQGKAISNFPKSLPSPQSDLAQQLLKDPYSFDFLNIGTKANERDLERSLVEHLKEFLLELGVGFAYVGQQYHLEVGGQDYYLDLLFYHTRLHCYIVIDLKVSEFQPEFAGKMNFYLSAVDDILYQSNDQPSIGIILCKSKNKMIVEYALRNTSKPIGVAAYRLTKLLPKNLKGSLPTIEALKNELTKTSPEKKKDTKRKQDK
- a CDS encoding ORF6N domain-containing protein, with protein sequence MIKKSNNIPVDEEYKTLTSQFARSKKGRGGRRVLPFAFTEHGAIMAANVLNSPRAVQMSVFVVRAFVKMREVFTANKAITEKLAELEKKLTSRLDVHEKAIIHILKEIKKLMPLPLPEPKRRPIGFITQEDKNGK
- a CDS encoding YgeY family selenium metabolism-linked hydrolase, which gives rise to MNIPYEKILETAKKNEKEVAQFLRDIIAIKSVSSQEGKVVERIKQEMEKIGYDEIVIDGMGNILGRIGNGKHIIAMDAHIDTVDVGNPENWTVDPFVGAMKDGIIYGRGACDMKGAMASLVYGGKIIKDLQLQDDFTLYIVGSVQEEDCDGLCWQYIINELKLKPEVVVIAEPTNLGVFRGQRGRMEIEVRVKGISCHGSAPERGDNAVYKIAPIVLDIEKLNERLTGEPFLGKGTVTISEIRSTTPSLCAVADSATIHLDRRLAATETWESAVKEIQDLESVKKVNAEVVVLDYAVPSWKGLTYPTKKYYPTWLLPEDHQVLKAGVSTYEKLFNEQPVVNRWVFSTNGVAIMGMHAIPCVGFGPGNEIHAHMATEQIPVEHLVKAAAWYAAFPFEYLQIDN
- a CDS encoding FAD-dependent oxidoreductase; the protein is MRKDKKSKFVTEFLTDAKLRAEIEKCEYCEEKPCKEACPVDCSPADFIMAVKVGSRADYRRSAALIMGSNPLGGVCGAVCPDTHCMKACVHRTFDSAVNIPAVQATIIEKAKQLDVMPKFVPSANAELIGKKVAIIGGGPAGIGAAAVVAQKGYTIDIFDKSNTLGGMCNLIPDSRLSPNVLKTDLDFFLTLGKISFKDMKKLPAGMKGYDAVLNATGLDEVFIPPMIGSESAIDWMKYLSNAKRYSVKGKRVAIIGGGAVALDCAEEALAHGASNVEMFALETWSEMPLTAKERQATQELGIAISGRVRVSEILKKGKFIVGLKTIKVVLPRGKKFHPKNIIDLKGTEQVLPNVDYVIIATGARSSDIKTNDARVFYTGDMVTGPTTVVEAVAAGKNSALEIDAYISGRRYKPDITKFDGKTKSRVIMSGRVMLPVPIDAEFFGRKILSPFLLSAAPPSDGYEQMKKAYEAGWAGGVMKTAFDNIPIHIPSEYMFAFSKSTYANCDNVSGHQLERVCREVKKLVKEFPDRLTIASTGGPVTGNDELDKAVWQSNTKKLEAAGAMGIEYSLSCPQGGDGTKGDIVSQDAELTAKIIDWIMEVGDAGVPKLFKLTAAVTAIYPIITAIKEVFSKYPNKKAGVTLANTFPTLAFRQGDKKSWEEGVVVGMSGEGVIPISNLTLSNVSKLGVTVSGNGGPMDYKSAANFLALGARTVQFCTIVMKYGYGIIDELHSGLSYLMQERGISSVNELIGYALPDPITGFMELTQVKKISAVNAELCQHCGNCTRCPYFAIELDSKKIPVTDPEHCIGCSICAQKCFSGALYMRKRTKHELQILNEA
- a CDS encoding DUF433 domain-containing protein → MNNRITSNPDICSGEPCISDTRIPVSVILSHLAAGETYENILKNFPRLNKEDILAVLEFAAFLATEKTVPAE
- a CDS encoding (2Fe-2S)-binding protein yields the protein MKKIQITTTINNKPRKLEINPNQTLLDLLRDEFGLTGTKRGCEVGECGACTVLINGEAVNSCLVLAPQIEGKEVLTIEGLAEKGELHPLQKSFMKHDAVHCGYCTPGMIMSAKQLVDENPNPTEEEIRTAISGNLCRCTGYVQIVDAIKEV